In the Candidatus Paceibacterota bacterium genome, GTTGTTCTTCTTTAACTGCGCCCTGCACTATACCCCGGCAGGCTGGGCCGTAACTGGAATGGTCCGGGGTGGTCCCCTGGGCAGGGTGATCGAACTGCTCTTTTTCGGGCCATTGATGCTGCTGGGATTCGCCGCCCTGGTCGGCGGCTCGTTCATGGGTGCAGTCGCCCTCGGGCGGATCCGACGAGGAACCGGGGCAGTTACTGGATTTGGGCTGGCAGTTTTGGACCTGCTATTCTTTCCGCTGCTGATGCTGAATGCCTGGCTGGCGTGGCTTTCGTGGCGCATGATTTCACTGGTTGTTTCGCCCGCATCTGCCGCCAGCGTCCTCCCCGGCGCGCACTGGGCATTGGCAGGCGCGGCGCTGCTGGCTGGAATTGCGTTGAATTGGTACTTGGTCCGAGCTGTGGTTCAACGGGCGCGCCGTTTCGTCCACACTCCAGCCCCTGTAGTCAGCCCGGTGCCGGGCGGCACCTGGGCGAAGGCGTGCAAGGCGACAGCGCTCCCGCTGAGCCTGGTGTTCATCGTGCACCTTGCGTTGTTTGAAACAGTCCAACAGTTGTCGGTGCATTGGAAGGAATCCACAGGCGAATTGTGGAGCATGGCTCTCGCCGTCCTGACTCTGGGCGGGCTGATCTGGGCTTGCCGGCCGAGGTATCGCCTTAAGCTCAGTGGCGTGTTCTGGGCTGGGGGCGCGGTGACGGCTGGATGCCTCCTGCTGGCGGTGGACAGTCTGTACGCCTTGGAACTTCGGCCCAATCTGGGGCTTTATCGCGAGCCGGACTGGGTGGCGGGATTTCCCGTTTTTCAGCGGGAAATGAGGGAGCGAATGGAGGCCCACCTTTGGCGCCAGCCCAAGCGAGCGCCCGCTGAGATCATAACCACTGCCGGGACACTTCGCCTCCTGCCGGGCGCCGGGTGGCGAATCGCTGCATCCGTTTCCGAGGCGGACAAGGCCAAAGTGGAACCAGGTCAGCGGGTTGAGTTTACCTTTGAGGCGGTTCCACAACGAAAGCTCAAAGCAAGGGTTGTGCGAGTCGCCGATGCGCCGGTCACTCTCGAAGGCGCAGTGAGGTACGAGGTGACAATTGCTGCGATCGAGCCCGACCCCAACCTCAAACCCGGCACGACCGTCAATGT is a window encoding:
- a CDS encoding protein kinase, with product MTTACPECGKQVEPSAPRGLCPECLMKIGLGSEAGQGEGAGRTLGFQAPTPDKLAAHFPQLEILELLGKGGMGAVYKARQKPLDRLVALKVLPPGLDIDPAFAERFTREAKALAKLNHPHIVTLYEFGQTDGLFYFLMEFVDGLNLRQVQGANRLSPEEALAIVPQICDALQYAHQRGIVHRDIKPENILLSQEGAVKIADFGVARIIAQDLEAGEELASPSRTGGPTKVGGLVGTPQYMAPEQMEHPARADHRADIYSLGVVFYEMLTGELPGEKLEPPSKKYQVDVRIDEIVLRALQKNPQLRYQQASVFKTEVETVAREPGPAFAAAGTDAAPARPRCSRIALVGAAWIALFFFNCALHYTPAGWAVTGMVRGGPLGRVIELLFFGPLMLLGFAALVGGSFMGAVALGRIRRGTGAVTGFGLAVLDLLFFPLLMLNAWLAWLSWRMISLVVSPASAASVLPGAHWALAGAALLAGIALNWYLVRAVVQRARRFVHTPAPVVSPVPGGTWAKACKATALPLSLVFIVHLALFETVQQLSVHWKESTGELWSMALAVLTLGGLIWACRPRYRLKLSGVFWAGGAVTAGCLLLAVDSLYALELRPNLGLYREPDWVAGFPVFQREMRERMEAHLWRQPKRAPAEIITTAGTLRLLPGAGWRIAASVSEADKAKVEPGQRVEFTFEAVPQRKLKARVVRVADAPVTLEGAVRYEVTIAAIEPDPNLKPGTTVNVAIEARLLAQ